One genomic region from Euleptes europaea isolate rEulEur1 chromosome 6, rEulEur1.hap1, whole genome shotgun sequence encodes:
- the JKAMP gene encoding JNK1/MAPK8-associated membrane protein — translation MAMLPLILHWFFIEWYSGKKSSSALFQHITALIECSVAAIVTLLVSDPVGSLQIRSCKVKMLSDWYTMLYNPSPDYVTTIHCTHEAVYPLYTIVFIYYAFCLVLMMMLRPLLVKKIACGLGKSDRFKSIYAALYFFPILTLLQAVGGGLLYYAFPYIILVLSLVTLAVYMSASEVETFKDLFVRKKRLIVLFSHWALHAYGIISISKLNYIYQDLPLLALVPAPALFYLLTAKYTEPSRILSEGANGH, via the exons ATGGCGATGCTTCCTTTGATTTTGCACTGGTTCTTCATTGAGTGGTATTCAGGCAAAAAAAG CTCCAGCGCGCTGTTCCAACACATCACTGCTTTAATTGAATGCAGCGTGGCGGCGATCGTCACGCTGCTCGTGAGCGATCCCGTGGGCTCCCTGCAGATCCGGTCGTGCAAGGTGAAGATGTTGTCTGACTGGTACACCATGCTGTACAACCCGAGCCCCGACTACGTCACCACAATTCACTGCACCCACGAAGCTGTCTACCCTCT ATACACCATCGTGTTCATCTATTACGCCTTCTGTCTCGTGTTGATGATGATGCTTCGGCCGCTGCTGGTGAAGAAAATCGCTTGTGGGCTGGGGAAGTCGGATCGGTTTAAGAGCATCTACGCAGCTCTCTACTTCTTCCCGATCCTCACGTTGCTTCAGGCGGTCGGAGGGGGCCTGCTGT ACTATGCCTTCCCCTACATCATCCTAGTGTTGTCCCTTGTTACCCTGGCTGTGTACATGTCAGCTTCCGAAGTCGAG ACTTTCAAGGATCTCTTCGTCCGGAAGAAGCGGCTGATCGTGCTGTTCAGCCACTGGGCCCTTCACGCCTACGGGATCATCTCCATCTCCAAGCTGAATTACATTTACCAAGATTTGCCCCTGCTGGCTCTGGTGCCAGCCCCGGCTCTTTTCTACTTGCTCACCGCAAAGTACACCGAGCCTTCCCGGATACTCTCCGAAGGAGCCAACGGACATTGA